DNA from Mucilaginibacter mallensis:
ACCACATTATCCAGGTTGGCGCAGGCATTGGAAAACTCAACCGAGCGACGGATCTCCAGCTCGTAATCGGTTTCTTCCAATAGGCGTTCTTCCACCTCGCGCATGTAAACATCCAGTTCCTTTTCGCTCATACCCAGCAAACGAAACGCGAATGGTTTAACCAGTTTCAGGTCGGATGATATAGAATCACCCACACCGGGATATTGAATTTTTACCGCTAGCTTCTTTCCTTTTAACTCCGCCTCATGCACCTGCCCTATTGATGCCGCATTGGTTGATCGCAGGTTAAATTTATCATAGATCTGCTCCGGTGTTTTGCCAAAATATTTTTTGAAGGTCTGCACAATCAGCGGCCCCGAAAGCGGCGGCGCGTTATATTGCGATTGAGAAAATTTGTCGACATAAGCCTGTGGCAGCAGGTTTTTATCCATGCTCAGCATTTGGGCCACTTTTAGGGCGCTGCCCTTCAGCTCGCTTAGTGATTCATAAATATCGGCTGCGTTATCCTCGTTAAGCTCGCTCCTATCCATATCAGGATTAAACAGCTTTTTTGAATAATGCTTAATATAATTACCACCAACCTTTATCCCGGTCTTCACAAACCGGCTTGATCGTTGTACTTTGCTGGTAGGTATGCTATTTTGCTCTTTCGGCGTATTGCTCATAATTTTTAGTTCATGGTTCATAGTTGATGGTTCATAGTAAAGCCCGTTTAGCGCTAACTCATCCTATTAATGGCCATGAACTATGAACCATCAGCTATGAACTAAATAAATAATGCAGCCAGTTTTTGCACTGTAAGCTCCGTGTAATCATTAATTACCAGGCCCGATGGCTGTAACTGATCTGCGGTATGGCCCGTGGTAATGCCTACCACTTTCATGCCAGCCGCGTTAGCAGCCTTAATACCTGCCAGCGAATCCTCAAAAACCACGCAATCTTCGGGCCGGGCTTTCAGTTCTTCTGCTGCCTTTAAAAATATCTGCGGATTGGGTTTACCCTTGCTCACCCTGCTCCCATCAATTATCGCTTCAAAATCATCCCTGATAGGTATTTTATTCAGGATGAATTCAATATCCTCCATCGTTGCCGATGAGGCTATGGCCATTTTTATGCCTGCATCCTTTAAGGCTGTCAAAAAGTTCTCCAATCCGTTTATCGGTGCTAAAAACGGTGCATAAATTTCACGGTAATAGCTTTCCTTTTCTTCCAGCAGTTGGTGCAACCCGGCTTCATCATATTTATCGCCGAATAATCTTCTCAGCGTTTCAATTATCGGTACGCCGCTAATTTCTGTTCTGTAAGTTTCCAATGTTAATGTGCCCAGATCATGCTTTTTAAAAAGGGCCTGCCATGATTTAAAATGATATGGGGTATTATCAATTAAGGTACCATCCATATCAAAAATTGCGGTAAAGTTTTTCAAAGGTTGATGTGTGTTGTTTGTTATGAAGATTGCCATTCTGAGCGATAGCGAAGAACCTTTGAAGGCGCATAACAAAGCAGCCAGGTTCTTCGCTATCGCTCAGAATGACAAAAGAATTAGTTTATCTGAATTTTTAAAACTGCCCGAAACCCATCTTTTCCTGCATACCGCCGTTCTTAACCAAAAACCTGCCGTACTCAAAAAGATTATCAATAGGCGAACGCTGAAACAGGTCGAAAGTTACATTAACGCCTTTTTCAATAGCCTCATCGGTTTTCTCAAACCCGGTTGAGTTATCATTGATCCAGAAGTGTAGCACAAAGCCAAACTGTACCCATAAGGCATCCTTGTATTTTTTGGAGAAGAACCTGCGGTCGGATAGTTCACCGGTTTCAATACCTTCTTTTATGATCTCCTGGGCAAAGCCTTCAAAAACCCCCTTAAGTTTTTCAAACACCCGTGGCGTTGTAAAACTTTTAGGCTGCTGTTGTATGCTGTAAACCGCAAAGCTGCGACTGCTTTTCAACTGTTCAAAAAAAGCATAAAAAAACGACAATCCTTTCTCACGCGAAGAATATTCAGGCCAAACTTGCTGCCCTCTTATCTCAATAAGCGTATTCAGCGCAAAGCCCTCCCATATACTTTGCTCCAATGCTTCAAACGAACCGAAATGCTGGTAAAACTCAGCTTCGGTCATTTTATTTTTCTTGGCGAATATGTATACCGATTTAGGCTGTGCGCCTTCTGTCAGTACAAAATCCATGTAAGCCTTTCTTATGCCTTCAATACTT
Protein-coding regions in this window:
- a CDS encoding ABC1 kinase family protein, with the protein product MNHELKIMSNTPKEQNSIPTSKVQRSSRFVKTGIKVGGNYIKHYSKKLFNPDMDRSELNEDNAADIYESLSELKGSALKVAQMLSMDKNLLPQAYVDKFSQSQYNAPPLSGPLIVQTFKKYFGKTPEQIYDKFNLRSTNAASIGQVHEAELKGKKLAVKIQYPGVGDSISSDLKLVKPFAFRLLGMSEKELDVYMREVEERLLEETDYELEIRRSVEFSNACANLDNVVFPTYYPELSSKRIITMSWLEGIHLKEFLATNPSQELRNTIGQALWDFYNFQQHELRAVHADPHPGNFMITPDGKLGVIDFGCIKEMPDDFYSPFFSLTSTNLLDNKEETIKAFRLLEMIHPDDTPQQVEFYYGMYKQMISLFAMPYIDASFDFGETKFFDELYGFGEKISKMPEFKQARGVKHFIYVNRTNFGLYNILHELKAKVKTDTFKPHVTEQFA
- a CDS encoding TetR family transcriptional regulator C-terminal domain-containing protein, yielding MASIEGIRKAYMDFVLTEGAQPKSVYIFAKKNKMTEAEFYQHFGSFEALEQSIWEGFALNTLIEIRGQQVWPEYSSREKGLSFFYAFFEQLKSSRSFAVYSIQQQPKSFTTPRVFEKLKGVFEGFAQEIIKEGIETGELSDRRFFSKKYKDALWVQFGFVLHFWINDNSTGFEKTDEAIEKGVNVTFDLFQRSPIDNLFEYGRFLVKNGGMQEKMGFGQF
- a CDS encoding HAD family hydrolase; translated protein: MAIFITNNTHQPLKNFTAIFDMDGTLIDNTPYHFKSWQALFKKHDLGTLTLETYRTEISGVPIIETLRRLFGDKYDEAGLHQLLEEKESYYREIYAPFLAPINGLENFLTALKDAGIKMAIASSATMEDIEFILNKIPIRDDFEAIIDGSRVSKGKPNPQIFLKAAEELKARPEDCVVFEDSLAGIKAANAAGMKVVGITTGHTADQLQPSGLVINDYTELTVQKLAALFI